A section of the Humulus lupulus chromosome 2, drHumLupu1.1, whole genome shotgun sequence genome encodes:
- the LOC133816274 gene encoding uncharacterized protein LOC133816274 isoform X2 encodes MNIGDSMSAVSIPRSPAVLTLNATNHKQWIENITMNLTFMKVDLALRIDAPSKPADDATEKDKKSYEDWEHSNPCCLMLMRYHMDESIRDSIPKSENAKDFLAAIKEKYKKFSKNEKNEHLNMLHHTVYDGSGDIRAHIDKLMGHYHKLKAMDMDLGEDYMVWLVMENIPSQFDSIRSSYNAQKEQWTVGEMSVILAKEEEDMRKGRARSISMVTNPNNPHKRKFTSNNSSDQKHPKKKANHPKGNGQASSSSTGHKNEFFKGKCNFCQCFGHKKADCRKLKAHLEKKGSDKPKKTE; translated from the exons atgaacattggagactcaatgtcag ctgtaagcattcctagatctcctgccgtcttgacgctgaatgcaaccaaccacaagcagtggattgaaaatatcacgatgaacttgaccttcatgaaagtggacttggccttgagaattgatgcaccatctaagcctgctgacgatgctactgagaaggataagaaatcttacgaggactgggaacactccaatccttgttgcttgatgcttatgagatatcacatggacgaatccattcgtgatagtattcccaagtctgagaatgcaaaggattttcttgctgccattaaggaaaagtataagaaattctcaaagaatgagaagaatgaacacttgaacatgctgcatcacactgtttacgatggttcaggtgacatcagggctcacattgacaagctcatgggccactatcataaacttaaggccatggatatggaccttggtgaggattacatggtgtggttAGTGATGGAGAATATTCCATCTCAGTTTGATTcaatcagatcaagctacaatgctcagaaggagcaatggactgttggggagatgtctgttattcttgccaaggaagaggaggacatgagaaaaggtagggcaagaagtatctccatggtgacgaacccaaacaatcctcacaagagaaagttcacttCCAACAACTCTAGTGACCAAAAGCATCCTAAGAAGAAAGCCAACCATCCTAAGGGAAATGGGCAAGCTAGCTCATCTTCAActggtcataagaatgagtttttcaaagggaagtgCAACTTTTGTCAATGCTTTGGGCATAAGAAAGCTGATTGTCGAAAGCTCAAAGCTCACTTAGAGAAGAAAG gcagtgaCAAACCGAAGAAGACCGAGTAG
- the LOC133816274 gene encoding uncharacterized protein LOC133816274 isoform X1 — MVYHNMYLIVIALVSHSAVSIPRSPAVLTLNATNHKQWIENITMNLTFMKVDLALRIDAPSKPADDATEKDKKSYEDWEHSNPCCLMLMRYHMDESIRDSIPKSENAKDFLAAIKEKYKKFSKNEKNEHLNMLHHTVYDGSGDIRAHIDKLMGHYHKLKAMDMDLGEDYMVWLVMENIPSQFDSIRSSYNAQKEQWTVGEMSVILAKEEEDMRKGRARSISMVTNPNNPHKRKFTSNNSSDQKHPKKKANHPKGNGQASSSSTGHKNEFFKGKCNFCQCFGHKKADCRKLKAHLEKKGSDKPKKTE, encoded by the exons atggtttatcataacatgtatttaatagttattgctcttgtttctcattcagctgtaagcattcctagatctcctgccgtcttgacgctgaatgcaaccaaccacaagcagtggattgaaaatatcacgatgaacttgaccttcatgaaagtggacttggccttgagaattgatgcaccatctaagcctgctgacgatgctactgagaaggataagaaatcttacgaggactgggaacactccaatccttgttgcttgatgcttatgagatatcacatggacgaatccattcgtgatagtattcccaagtctgagaatgcaaaggattttcttgctgccattaaggaaaagtataagaaattctcaaagaatgagaagaatgaacacttgaacatgctgcatcacactgtttacgatggttcaggtgacatcagggctcacattgacaagctcatgggccactatcataaacttaaggccatggatatggaccttggtgaggattacatggtgtggttAGTGATGGAGAATATTCCATCTCAGTTTGATTcaatcagatcaagctacaatgctcagaaggagcaatggactgttggggagatgtctgttattcttgccaaggaagaggaggacatgagaaaaggtagggcaagaagtatctccatggtgacgaacccaaacaatcctcacaagagaaagttcacttCCAACAACTCTAGTGACCAAAAGCATCCTAAGAAGAAAGCCAACCATCCTAAGGGAAATGGGCAAGCTAGCTCATCTTCAActggtcataagaatgagtttttcaaagggaagtgCAACTTTTGTCAATGCTTTGGGCATAAGAAAGCTGATTGTCGAAAGCTCAAAGCTCACTTAGAGAAGAAAG gcagtgaCAAACCGAAGAAGACCGAGTAG